The sequence attaaactttTCACACGAGCACAATGAGTGTGTCGATGCCTCAGAAGCGCTATTACCGACAGAGAGCGCACTCCAACCCCATGGCCGACCACACGTTCCAGTAGTAAGACTAACActctttaatgttgtttatcGTGTGTTGTGTTTTCTGTCCATTCagcctgtgtgtgtttgtgttgataGTCCGGTTTGCCCGGAGGAGATGGACTGGTCTCCGCTTTACCCGCAGTATTTTCCGCACCTGGATGGAAACGGGAGTCCGGAGAAGCGCGACGCGCAGGTGGAGTTCGCGGACATCGGCTGCGGCTATGGCGGACTTCTGGGTAATATCGATTATCTAATGTGTctgagaaaatatatatttatataaaatagagGCCCATTTTATtatagagtgtgtgtgtgtgtgtgtgtgtggttcatgACCAAACGTCCCCAAAAAGAGAGTAAAACCTAATATTTTTGGATAAAATGTCGGTCCCCTTGatgaaaacagcttataaatcataataaatgatgtgtaaaataaaagtaaagctGTAAGGGTTGGTTTAGGGGTCAGGCACAGAATGTAAAGTTTGTACAGTATGAATATCATTACACTGGAGGTCtcaagtttggaataattaaaatgtttgtggAAAAAAGTCACttctcatcaaggctgcatttatttaatcaaaaaatacTGGAAacacagtgaaatattattgcgcTTTAAAATGGttgtatatattgtaaaatgtaattcattcctgtgacctaaaagctgaattttcatcatcattactccaatctttgTTCATATTTAGCTTTGGGAAATTTACCTTTGAACAATAATGTTTACTTCATTACACATTATATATGCTTTGTAATTCATAATGCTGTTCAAAATgatattattaaagggttaattcacccaaaaatgaaaataatgtcatttattactcgcactcatgccgttccacgGAAAAATACACAATATAAGGTTTACATATAAATCTTAGGATCATAAGGTATTTAATATACAAATTGATTTTCTGCTATTCTCAGTTTGTGAGTGTATATATGCTTAAATAGTTTAGAAAGTCTCTATGCATTAATAACGGttataaatgtgtcattttatttatttatttttgtgcattagGGTTATCTAATATTTAGAAGTCTATCCAAAAAGAGGCATAATAAGGGCACGATGAAGTCATGCATATTATCTTCCTACTAAGCTTAGTCCAGGAATATGAACAATATTTGCTCTGTACTGTACCGGTATTTACATATCTGGTGTTATTTCTCGGTTGTATTGCATTTGTATTTTATAGAACACATGATGATTTTAGTCTTTGGTTGGGTGAAAGTGTGTGTAAATCACTAAATCTCATTGGCTGATGCAGTTACATCATAGCACTGAAAGAGGGCGACATTTACCAGCAAAGTATTTCCTCTCAAACACGCTCTTATTCATAGAGCTCTAGTCATTATGAATTTCACTGCATCACTTTATTAATGAGACATATGCCTGATATTTTATTCGAAAGGAAACCTTGCCTAGTACTCACCTCTACTACCAGTGTTTTTTATAGTAAACAAACAGTGGATATTTGTGAAAATGTAAGCCTTAAATTTgctttgaattgaaatataatGTTGCAATCATCAGTTCTCACGATTAATCTAGAAACCATGATCAGAATCGCAGTTGAAACTGTATAAAGCACTGTAGAAATTTAGCAGTTTTCCTCAGTTTTAGTCAACATTATTTTATgcctgtttttttcttttccgtAGTGACTTTtggtttattaattttttttttttttctgtaaagacATTGAAACACATCTGTAAAGATGCTTTGCATTGTGAAAAATGCTAAAAACGTTGTATGTTGGACTGCGATGATTATTAAGTTGCGACTGCATTAAAAGACTTGATTctaaattttgtttttgaatgtttCTCTCGCAGTTCAGTTATCAGATCTTTTCCCAaaccagctgattttgggcTTGGAGATTCGGGTGAAAGTGTCCGACTATGTGCAGGACCGCATTCGCTCCCTTCGGGCGGCTGAGCCGGGCCGGTACCAGAACATCGCCTGCCTCCGCAGCAACGCCATGAAGTACCTGCCCAATTTCTTCACAAAGGGACAGGTATGGGATGCTGATTATTGTTTTCAGTACTTATTGGCCACTGTGTGATGTTTGTAATGGACCTACTGCACAGTGTTTAACTACCCAGGCCCGATACACATCCCTCGTTTCGAGTTCCATTCAGAAATCAAATGTCCATCACTCTGTTTGTTCGTAGATTGGAAAATGCAAACAGGGCCAGATTGTGTGTTGGATAGTGACATCTGCTGGTGCTCTGGAGTATCGTCACTATCCTGCTGCAGATGCTCAGAACAGCAGCAGTGTCGCTCATTTATATGAACATGCCCAAGAGAACTGTCCCTCATggataaaagaaaaagaaattcaaaaagtgaaatgcCTTAAAAGAGTGAACTATGCAGACGCTCGGAAAGAGGTTGAAAAGCTTCCTATTTTTCAGTTTGAGAAATTCTTTGCTGCAGTGCCAGACAGATCTGATCTGGTTAACAAGAGGAAAAAACACAATTAATCAGTAAAACCTCATCTTTaatcaaaaagaaaacacaaagcaCCCAAACTTCTAGTCAAACACAAACTGAAACAATTGAAGTGTAATAATGGAGATTCCTGTGACCTCAAAAGGAAAGATGACAAAGCAGAGCACAACAAAAGTTAGTCTGGAGAATAGATCACAGAAAGCTGACTCCATTAAAGACGTAAACTTGGCGGAAACCGTAGCTTCCCGCAGTCGGAGCTCCTCTCCTAAAATTAGGAGTAGAGGCCAAGTACCAATTTTACCAACATGATTAATAGGGGCAAATTTTGCAGAGCTTCAGTGACTAGTTATGATTCACAACCCTTTTTGCCTTCAAGAAACTCATTTAACACCAAACAGTTCTGTCTCTGAAAAAGTTAGTAAGTTTTAATGCATATGGTCCAAACATACACCGACTTTCTGATGGCTCAACCATATTAGTCCGAAATGATATTATTCATAGTCCGacctatggagtcaaattaatg comes from Chanodichthys erythropterus isolate Z2021 chromosome 6, ASM2448905v1, whole genome shotgun sequence and encodes:
- the mettl1 gene encoding tRNA (guanine-N(7)-)-methyltransferase, whose product is MSVSMPQKRYYRQRAHSNPMADHTFQYPVCPEEMDWSPLYPQYFPHLDGNGSPEKRDAQVEFADIGCGYGGLLVQLSDLFPNQLILGLEIRVKVSDYVQDRIRSLRAAEPGRYQNIACLRSNAMKYLPNFFTKGQLSKMFFLFPDPHFKKTKHKWRIISPTLLAEYAYTLRVGGLVYTNTDVEEVHEWIVKHFSDHPLFSRVSEEQLADDIIISHLGTCTEEGKKVQRNGGKNFLAVFRRVEDPQT